Proteins encoded together in one Marispirochaeta sp. window:
- the rplA gene encoding 50S ribosomal protein L1: MKRGKNYLEALKKYDKQKQYSVDDAVGLVKELSYAKFDETVEVSIRLGLKKSQNVRDTMVLPHQFTEEKKILVFAKGEKAEEAKAAGAAYVGDDDLIEKIRGGWLDFDVAVATPDMMKDVGRLGPILGRRGLMPNPKTQTVTFDIQAALAELKKGRVEFRSDKTGVVHLPVGKVSMDPAQVSENARAFMAEVSKRKPADVKGDFIRSVAVSSTMGPGVRVEFK; this comes from the coding sequence ATGAAACGGGGAAAGAATTATTTAGAAGCGCTAAAGAAGTACGACAAGCAGAAGCAGTATTCCGTTGATGATGCCGTGGGGCTGGTTAAAGAGCTCTCATATGCTAAATTTGATGAAACCGTAGAGGTTTCTATTCGGCTGGGCCTGAAAAAGAGTCAGAATGTGCGGGATACCATGGTTTTGCCGCATCAGTTCACGGAAGAAAAGAAAATCCTGGTTTTTGCCAAGGGTGAAAAAGCGGAAGAAGCCAAGGCTGCCGGTGCTGCCTATGTTGGTGACGACGATCTGATCGAAAAAATCCGGGGTGGCTGGCTTGATTTTGATGTCGCTGTAGCAACGCCGGATATGATGAAAGACGTCGGAAGGCTTGGTCCGATACTCGGGCGACGGGGGCTGATGCCGAACCCAAAGACCCAGACGGTCACCTTCGATATACAGGCTGCTCTGGCGGAGCTGAAAAAAGGAAGAGTTGAATTCCGGTCAGATAAAACCGGGGTCGTGCATCTTCCCGTGGGAAAGGTTTCCATGGATCCTGCGCAGGTATCCGAGAATGCCAGGGCCTTTATGGCTGAGGTCAGCAAGCGAAAGCCCGCTGATGTTAAGGGTGACTTTATCAGGTCCGTAGCGGTTTCTTCTACTATGGGACCGGGTGTCCGGGTAGAGTTTAAGTAG
- the secE gene encoding preprotein translocase subunit SecE — protein MKRLLQFFRDSYAELRKVVWPGREEVGSSTRVVIISTIIFAALLGFFDFIFTVGRDIIF, from the coding sequence ATGAAGAGGCTTCTTCAGTTCTTTCGCGATAGCTATGCTGAACTCAGAAAAGTTGTGTGGCCCGGCCGGGAGGAAGTTGGATCTTCCACAAGAGTGGTGATTATTTCTACGATAATCTTCGCCGCTCTTCTGGGATTTTTCGATTTTATCTTTACTGTAGGTCGCGATATCATTTTCTAG
- the nusG gene encoding transcription termination/antitermination protein NusG — protein sequence MAKGWYVLHTYSGYENKVERYIRKLMEAPEVGDYVFDIKIPSEEVVEVKDGKKKTVNRKFLPGYILLEMDLPDRGWKAVCSQIRRIQGVTGFLGSMSGLKPQPISSEEARAILQKAGDIRSEKVVRNRQSFSVGESVRITDGPFDTFTGSIEEVNMEKARLKVMVGIFGRSTPVEVSFTQVEKI from the coding sequence ATGGCGAAAGGTTGGTACGTACTTCATACCTATTCGGGATACGAGAATAAAGTTGAACGCTATATTCGTAAGCTTATGGAAGCACCCGAGGTAGGTGATTACGTCTTTGATATCAAGATACCTTCTGAAGAGGTAGTTGAGGTAAAAGACGGAAAAAAGAAGACGGTAAACCGCAAATTTCTGCCCGGGTATATTCTGCTGGAGATGGACCTCCCTGATCGGGGCTGGAAAGCGGTATGTTCGCAGATCAGAAGGATTCAGGGTGTAACCGGATTCCTGGGATCCATGAGTGGTCTGAAACCGCAGCCTATAAGCTCCGAAGAGGCGCGGGCTATTCTGCAGAAGGCCGGAGATATTCGGTCAGAGAAGGTTGTGCGGAACCGTCAGAGTTTCTCGGTCGGCGAATCAGTCCGGATTACCGACGGCCCCTTTGACACTTTTACCGGTTCTATTGAAGAGGTGAATATGGAGAAGGCCCGGTTGAAGGTTATGGTAGGCATCTTCGGACGCTCAACCCCGGTAGAGGTTTCGTTCACCCAGGTAGAAAAGATATAG
- the rplJ gene encoding 50S ribosomal protein L10 has translation MSEYTVKVQQHKADAVEALKNQFKDISTYIFADYRGLSVEQISDLRAKLREQQAQLKVVKNRFAKIALKELDHPDVGDILNGPTAIALPTDEAGPVAKTLIDFAKDTSLEVKGGIVEGMVYDFTQVEAFSKLPTKLELISMLMSTMKAPVQNLALVLNAVPQKLVRTLQAVADKKQAEG, from the coding sequence ATGAGTGAATATACGGTAAAGGTTCAGCAGCACAAAGCAGACGCTGTTGAGGCCCTGAAGAACCAGTTTAAAGATATATCTACCTACATTTTCGCTGATTACCGCGGATTGTCGGTGGAGCAGATTTCAGATTTGCGGGCAAAGTTGCGGGAGCAGCAGGCTCAGTTAAAGGTTGTAAAAAACCGTTTTGCCAAGATTGCTCTTAAAGAGCTTGATCATCCTGATGTCGGCGACATTCTAAATGGGCCTACCGCCATTGCTCTGCCGACGGATGAGGCCGGTCCTGTCGCCAAGACATTGATCGATTTCGCCAAGGATACTTCTCTGGAAGTCAAGGGCGGTATAGTTGAGGGAATGGTGTATGATTTTACGCAGGTCGAAGCATTTTCCAAGCTTCCGACCAAGCTCGAGCTTATCTCCATGCTGATGAGCACCATGAAGGCGCCGGTCCAGAACCTGGCTCTGGTGCTGAATGCGGTACCGCAGAAGCTTGTGCGCACGCTGCAGGCGGTGGCGGACAAGAAGCAGGCGGAAGGCTGA
- the rpoC gene encoding DNA-directed RNA polymerase subunit beta' yields MRDIQDFDNIMIKLASPEQIRAWSYGEVKKPETINYRTLRPEKDGLFCERIFGTTKEWECYCGKFKSIRYKGVICDRCGVEVTHFKVRRERMGHIELASAVSHIWYYRSVPSRMGLLLDMTIASLRAVLYYEKHVVIDPGDTDLKYMELLSEEEHMEARERFGMSFTAGIGADAIRTLLEQLDLDALSAELRLKMIEKGAKSDKRLLKRIEIVENFRDSQNKPEWMILDVIPVIPPELRPMVQLDGGRFATSDLNDLYRRVINRNNRLKRLMSLNAPDIIIRNEKRMLQEAVDALFDNSKKKRVVKGASNRPLKSLSDMLKGKQGRFRQNLLGKRVDYSGRSVIVVGPELRMHQCGLPAKMALELYKPFIMKKLVEKDVVYNIKKAKTLVEQETPEVWAVLDEVVREHPVLLNRAPTLHRLGIQAFEPVLVEGKAIKLHPLVCHAYNADFDGDQMAVHVPLTQAAQIECWTMMLSVNNLLNPANGRPIVFPSQDMVLGINYLTKERPGAKGAGKHFGSIDEVLMALDAKAVDYHALVKLKLDGAWIETTPGRVVFNEEMPEGIKFVNKTLGDKQLQTLVANTYNEYGPSTAVKMLDTIKDVGFKYATLFGATIGVDDILIPEEKKGMIEAANNQVLAIQKQYMQGHITQEERYNRVVEVWSKTNEDLTNTLMKSLERDRGGFNPVYMMANSGARGSRTQIRQLSGMRGLMAKSSGDIIELPIRSNFKEGLSVIEFFISTNGARKGLADTALKTAGAGYLTRRLVDIAQDVVVNEEDCGTINGIDTRAIKDGEEIVESLMDRIVGRFTLERVKHPITGEIIIDVNEEITDEIAQAIEDAGVESVRIRTVLTCEARHGVCQKCYGRNLATNRTVEIGEAVGIIAAQSIGQPGTQLTMRTFHIGGAATSVAEENRTYLRYPVLVREIQGNTVTLESGDRLFTRKGFVVVSKILRQIPVEKGDKLLVEEGQKVIVGEPLLKRGKEEILSEEIAYISLRENEILMIAQEQKIDIRNGAELMVNEGDIVKAEESIAIFDPFSEPIIAEVDGKVRFEDIVLGTTLKEEVNEDTGKIEKKITEFTLESLQPRIIIENKESEEIASYFLPGSAYLNVEDGEVISKGRTMVKLLKESVKTRDITGGLPRVDELFEARHPKTATVLAKVSGTVHFKGIVKGKRVLEIEDDFGGKHRHLVPMGKHLLVRDRDLVQAGEGLCDGGIDPHDVLDIEGENSLQRFLVNEVQEVYRLQGVNINDKHIGVIVRQMMRKVEIVQVGDTNFIFSQQVDKYRFHEENEKVIREGGQPAVARPLLLGITRASLNIDSWVSAASFQETTKVLTNAAISGDTDSLRGLKENVAIGHLIPAGTGMRKYRNLKLFDETSDDLDATVQGILEQRKIEREAQVENGVLEEEVDA; encoded by the coding sequence ATGAGGGACATTCAGGATTTCGATAATATAATGATAAAACTGGCCAGCCCGGAGCAGATTCGGGCATGGTCCTATGGTGAGGTCAAGAAACCGGAGACTATCAATTACCGGACCCTCAGGCCGGAAAAGGATGGGCTCTTTTGCGAACGCATTTTCGGTACCACCAAGGAGTGGGAGTGTTATTGCGGCAAGTTCAAGTCTATCCGCTATAAAGGGGTTATTTGTGACCGCTGCGGTGTAGAGGTTACCCATTTTAAGGTTCGTCGCGAGCGGATGGGGCATATTGAACTGGCCTCCGCTGTTTCACATATCTGGTATTACCGTTCTGTTCCCTCCCGGATGGGGCTTCTTCTCGATATGACCATAGCCAGTCTCAGGGCTGTTCTGTATTACGAAAAACATGTCGTTATCGATCCCGGTGATACTGATCTGAAGTATATGGAACTCCTCAGTGAAGAGGAGCACATGGAAGCCCGGGAGCGCTTTGGCATGAGTTTTACCGCCGGAATCGGGGCAGACGCCATACGGACTCTCCTGGAGCAGCTCGATCTGGATGCTCTTAGTGCGGAGCTCAGGTTAAAGATGATCGAGAAGGGTGCCAAATCCGATAAGCGGCTTCTGAAGCGTATCGAAATCGTGGAGAATTTTCGGGATTCTCAGAATAAGCCCGAATGGATGATTCTGGATGTGATTCCCGTTATTCCTCCCGAGCTGCGGCCTATGGTCCAGCTTGATGGCGGACGCTTCGCGACATCCGACCTCAATGACCTGTACCGCAGGGTTATTAACCGGAATAACAGATTAAAGCGCCTTATGTCCCTGAATGCACCGGATATCATTATTCGTAACGAAAAACGGATGCTTCAGGAAGCCGTGGACGCCCTCTTTGATAACTCGAAGAAAAAGCGTGTAGTCAAGGGGGCTTCCAACCGGCCTCTTAAGTCCCTTTCCGATATGCTCAAAGGAAAGCAGGGGCGCTTTCGCCAGAACCTGCTGGGAAAACGGGTCGACTATTCCGGACGTTCAGTAATTGTTGTCGGACCGGAGCTGCGGATGCATCAGTGCGGCCTGCCGGCAAAGATGGCCCTGGAGCTGTACAAGCCCTTTATTATGAAGAAACTCGTCGAAAAGGACGTAGTATATAATATTAAAAAGGCAAAGACCCTGGTTGAGCAGGAGACTCCCGAGGTCTGGGCAGTCCTGGATGAGGTTGTTCGGGAGCATCCGGTGCTTCTGAACCGCGCTCCGACCCTGCATCGGCTTGGTATCCAGGCTTTTGAACCTGTATTGGTCGAAGGAAAAGCCATAAAGCTGCATCCCCTTGTTTGTCATGCCTATAACGCTGACTTCGATGGCGACCAGATGGCGGTGCATGTGCCTCTGACACAGGCGGCGCAGATCGAGTGCTGGACCATGATGCTTTCGGTTAACAACCTTCTGAACCCTGCCAATGGCCGGCCCATCGTATTTCCGTCACAGGACATGGTTCTCGGCATCAACTATCTCACCAAGGAGCGCCCCGGGGCAAAAGGGGCGGGCAAGCATTTCGGCAGCATAGACGAGGTCCTTATGGCTCTTGATGCAAAGGCTGTTGATTATCATGCGCTGGTAAAACTCAAGTTGGATGGAGCCTGGATAGAGACTACCCCCGGCAGGGTGGTGTTTAACGAAGAGATGCCGGAAGGTATTAAATTCGTCAATAAAACACTGGGTGATAAACAGCTTCAGACATTAGTTGCGAATACCTATAACGAGTATGGTCCTTCCACCGCGGTCAAGATGCTCGATACCATCAAGGATGTGGGCTTCAAGTACGCGACCCTTTTTGGGGCGACCATTGGTGTCGACGATATTCTGATTCCGGAAGAGAAAAAAGGAATGATCGAGGCCGCAAATAACCAGGTACTCGCTATCCAGAAACAATACATGCAGGGTCATATTACCCAGGAAGAGCGCTATAACCGTGTTGTCGAGGTATGGTCCAAGACCAATGAAGACCTGACCAACACCCTGATGAAATCCCTGGAGCGTGACCGGGGCGGTTTTAACCCTGTTTACATGATGGCCAATTCTGGAGCCCGGGGAAGCCGCACCCAGATTCGGCAGCTTTCGGGAATGCGGGGACTTATGGCTAAATCCTCGGGTGATATCATTGAGTTGCCTATCCGTTCAAACTTCAAAGAAGGTCTTTCGGTTATCGAGTTCTTTATCTCCACCAACGGTGCACGTAAAGGTCTTGCGGATACTGCCCTCAAGACAGCAGGTGCGGGATACCTTACCCGGCGGCTTGTGGATATTGCCCAGGATGTGGTTGTGAATGAAGAAGACTGCGGTACCATTAATGGTATTGATACCCGGGCTATCAAGGATGGCGAAGAAATCGTTGAGTCCCTGATGGATCGTATCGTTGGCCGTTTTACCCTGGAGCGGGTCAAGCACCCAATCACCGGCGAGATAATTATCGATGTTAACGAAGAGATAACCGACGAGATTGCCCAGGCCATTGAGGATGCCGGCGTCGAGTCGGTAAGGATACGTACGGTACTGACCTGTGAAGCCCGCCATGGCGTTTGTCAGAAGTGCTACGGTCGGAACCTCGCGACAAACAGAACTGTAGAGATCGGCGAGGCCGTTGGAATTATTGCGGCCCAGTCTATCGGACAGCCCGGGACTCAGCTGACCATGCGTACTTTCCACATCGGTGGAGCGGCAACCAGTGTTGCCGAAGAGAACCGGACTTATCTGAGGTATCCTGTGCTCGTGCGGGAGATTCAGGGGAATACAGTCACTCTGGAATCGGGAGATCGCCTGTTTACCCGTAAGGGGTTTGTGGTTGTTTCGAAAATCCTGCGGCAAATTCCTGTTGAAAAGGGTGACAAGCTGCTCGTGGAAGAGGGGCAGAAAGTGATTGTCGGCGAGCCTCTGCTGAAGCGGGGTAAAGAAGAGATCCTTTCCGAAGAAATTGCATATATCTCTTTACGTGAGAATGAGATACTTATGATTGCTCAGGAGCAGAAGATCGATATTCGTAACGGCGCCGAGCTCATGGTAAACGAAGGTGATATCGTTAAGGCGGAAGAATCAATCGCGATCTTTGATCCCTTCTCCGAGCCGATAATAGCAGAAGTGGATGGAAAGGTCCGCTTTGAAGACATTGTGCTGGGAACAACCCTGAAAGAAGAAGTTAACGAAGATACCGGAAAAATTGAAAAGAAGATTACCGAGTTTACCCTGGAGTCTCTGCAGCCAAGAATCATTATTGAAAATAAAGAAAGTGAGGAGATAGCCTCCTATTTTCTGCCCGGCTCCGCCTACCTGAATGTTGAGGACGGTGAGGTCATCTCCAAGGGGCGTACCATGGTTAAGCTGCTCAAGGAGAGTGTTAAAACCAGGGACATAACCGGTGGTCTGCCCAGGGTCGATGAACTGTTCGAAGCCCGGCATCCCAAGACTGCCACAGTGCTGGCAAAGGTGAGCGGTACTGTGCACTTCAAGGGGATTGTTAAGGGAAAACGAGTCCTGGAAATCGAAGATGATTTCGGCGGTAAACACCGTCACCTTGTTCCCATGGGCAAACATCTGCTCGTCCGTGATCGAGACCTTGTGCAGGCCGGAGAAGGCTTGTGCGACGGTGGAATAGACCCTCATGATGTACTCGATATAGAGGGAGAGAACTCGCTGCAGAGATTCCTGGTGAATGAAGTGCAGGAGGTTTACCGGCTGCAGGGGGTAAACATCAACGATAAGCACATCGGTGTTATCGTACGGCAGATGATGCGCAAGGTAGAAATTGTCCAGGTAGGGGATACGAATTTCATATTCAGTCAGCAGGTAGACAAATACCGCTTTCACGAAGAAAATGAGAAGGTCATTCGGGAAGGCGGTCAGCCGGCTGTCGCGCGTCCGCTGCTTCTTGGTATTACAAGGGCGTCCCTGAACATTGATTCCTGGGTCTCTGCTGCATCCTTTCAGGAGACTACCAAGGTGCTGACCAACGCGGCGATTTCCGGCGATACAGATTCACTGCGCGGACTGAAAGAGAACGTGGCAATCGGTCACCTTATTCCTGCGGGTACCGGAATGCGGAAATACCGCAACCTGAAACTTTTTGACGAAACCAGTGATGACCTGGATGCAACAGTACAGGGTATTCTTGAACAGAGAAAAATCGAGAGAGAGGCGCAGGTGGAGAATGGAGTCCTCGAAGAGGAGGTTGATGCGTAA
- the rplL gene encoding 50S ribosomal protein L7/L12 has protein sequence MAITKDEILETIAGMSVLEVSELVTAMEEKFGVTAAAPVAVAAAPGAAAGGEAAVEDEQTEFDVILKSVADGKKIPVIKEVRAMTGLGLKEAKEIVEAGDKAIKEGVSKDEAAQMKEKLEAAGGVVEVK, from the coding sequence ATGGCTATCACCAAAGATGAAATTCTGGAAACAATTGCGGGCATGAGCGTACTCGAGGTTTCCGAGCTTGTTACGGCTATGGAAGAAAAATTCGGCGTAACTGCTGCGGCTCCTGTTGCTGTTGCTGCTGCACCCGGTGCTGCTGCCGGCGGCGAAGCTGCTGTTGAGGATGAACAGACTGAGTTCGACGTAATTCTTAAGAGTGTGGCTGACGGGAAAAAGATCCCCGTTATTAAAGAAGTCCGCGCTATGACCGGTCTTGGACTTAAAGAGGCCAAAGAAATCGTCGAAGCTGGCGATAAGGCCATTAAAGAGGGCGTTTCCAAGGATGAAGCTGCCCAGATGAAGGAGAAGCTTGAAGCTGCAGGCGGCGTTGTTGAGGTTAAATAA
- the rplK gene encoding 50S ribosomal protein L11, with product MAKKKVTAVIKLQVPAGKATPAPPVGPALGPHGVSAPQFVQQFNDRTKNFEPGLTIPVVITVFADRSFSFITKTPPAAVLIKKACKIQSGSAEPHKAKVAKISRAKVKEIAETKMPDLNANDIDAAMKIIAGTARSMGVEVDA from the coding sequence ATGGCGAAAAAGAAGGTAACTGCAGTTATTAAACTGCAGGTTCCTGCGGGAAAAGCGACTCCTGCACCGCCTGTCGGCCCCGCACTGGGGCCTCATGGTGTGAGCGCTCCCCAGTTCGTGCAGCAGTTTAATGACCGCACGAAAAACTTTGAACCGGGTCTCACGATTCCGGTTGTCATCACGGTATTTGCCGATCGCAGTTTTTCCTTTATCACCAAAACCCCGCCTGCGGCAGTGCTCATCAAGAAGGCCTGCAAGATCCAGAGCGGTTCTGCGGAACCCCACAAGGCAAAGGTCGCGAAGATCTCCAGGGCAAAGGTGAAAGAGATTGCCGAAACAAAGATGCCCGATCTGAATGCCAACGATATCGATGCTGCCATGAAGATTATTGCAGGTACGGCCCGCAGTATGGGCGTCGAAGTGGACGCGTAG
- the rpoB gene encoding DNA-directed RNA polymerase subunit beta: MLDTGKTRKRTYIGQEFQEVMELPNLVDIQLSSYERFLQRETLRSGQPLKEQGLEEVFQSVFPIESPNGDMLLEYTHYTLDEDAIKLSEQECKQKGITHAVPIKARINLIFQETGEIRQKDIYIGDVPLMTDRGTFIINGAERVVVSQIHRSPGVIFSHEKGVFSSRIIPYRGSWLEFEIDQKRELIYAKIDRKKRILGTLLLRALGFSSREQIIDLFYKTEQAKVQEGGKEALNGRVLARAVYIGEGDEQRKLYRAGDKLHPHDVDELLHSGVNELTLIDFRAEGSLDSPIILNCFEREEVKFTRDDADVDEPTKEDALIAVYSVIMPGEPITLESAEKDLNSMFFSSRRYDLGKVGRYKLNKKFDYEPPVEEFTLTRDDVVNTMLFLIKVYIGDSYVDDIDHLGNRRIRSVGELMANQLKTAFSRMERIAKERMSLKETDTVKPQDLISIKPIVAAIKEFFGSSQLSQFMDQVNPLAELTHKRRLNALGPGGLSRDRAGFEVRDVHYTHYGRMCPIETPEGPNIGLIVSLANYTRVNEYGFLEAPYRKVKDGVATGDIEYLSAMDEEKYFIAQANARINKSGKFLDETISVRKAGDYTQKGSSDIQYMDVSPKQVISVATSLIPFLEHDDANRALMGSNMQRQAVPLVFTEPPRVGTGMEGKTAYDSGVLAKARRAGTVEYVTSEQVIVKLDEPYNNIEKDVYPLLKYQRTNQDTCFNQRPVVQVGQHVGAGDVLADGPATSGGELALGRNVVVGFVPWNGYNYEDAILISEKVVKEDIFTSVHIKEFTIDVRETKLGPEKLTRDIPNTAEKALDQLDEEGIIRIGAKVGSGYILVGKVTPKSETETTPEFKLLNSIFGEKAKEVRDTSLRVPHGTSGTVIDVQRLRRSEGDDLPPGVDEVVKVLIAAKRKLKEGDKMAGRHGNKGVVARVLPEEDMPFMADGTPLDLCLNPLGVPSRMNLGQILETELGWAAKALDEWYSTPVFQSASTEMIEKKMAEAGLPVNSKTMLYDGKTGEAFENEVFCGIIYMLKLHHLVDDKMHARSTGPYSLVTQQPLGGKAQFGGQRLGEMEVWALEAYGAANTLQELLTIKSDDMTGRAKIYESIVKGEPSSNAGVPESFNVLVQELRGLALDVSIYDSKGKQVPLTERDEELISRQGSQF; encoded by the coding sequence ATGCTGGATACTGGGAAAACCAGGAAACGTACCTATATCGGACAAGAATTTCAGGAGGTAATGGAACTTCCGAATCTTGTGGATATCCAGTTATCGTCATATGAAAGATTTCTTCAGCGTGAAACCTTGCGAAGTGGCCAGCCGCTGAAGGAGCAGGGACTTGAAGAAGTGTTTCAAAGTGTATTCCCGATTGAAAGTCCCAACGGCGATATGCTGCTGGAATACACTCACTATACCCTCGACGAGGACGCAATCAAGCTTTCTGAGCAGGAGTGTAAGCAGAAGGGTATTACTCATGCTGTTCCTATAAAAGCCAGGATCAACCTGATTTTTCAGGAAACCGGTGAGATTCGCCAGAAGGATATCTACATTGGAGATGTTCCTCTGATGACCGATCGGGGAACATTTATTATCAATGGTGCCGAGCGGGTTGTTGTCAGTCAGATACACCGTTCTCCCGGCGTCATCTTTTCTCATGAAAAGGGTGTTTTTTCGTCCAGGATTATTCCGTACCGAGGTTCCTGGCTCGAGTTTGAGATCGATCAGAAACGAGAACTTATCTACGCAAAGATAGACCGGAAAAAACGGATTCTCGGTACCTTGCTGCTTCGGGCTCTTGGTTTTTCAAGTCGGGAACAGATTATCGATCTCTTCTACAAGACTGAACAGGCGAAGGTCCAGGAGGGAGGCAAAGAGGCTTTGAACGGCCGTGTTCTTGCCCGCGCCGTATACATAGGTGAAGGAGACGAGCAGCGCAAACTGTATCGTGCCGGAGACAAGCTCCATCCTCATGATGTTGATGAGCTTCTCCATTCAGGGGTTAATGAACTTACCCTTATCGATTTTCGTGCCGAAGGCTCTCTGGATTCCCCGATAATCCTCAACTGCTTTGAGCGGGAAGAGGTTAAATTTACCCGGGACGACGCGGATGTGGATGAACCAACCAAGGAGGATGCGCTGATCGCTGTCTATTCAGTGATTATGCCCGGGGAGCCTATTACTCTGGAGAGTGCAGAGAAGGACCTCAACTCCATGTTCTTTTCCTCCCGGCGTTACGATTTGGGAAAAGTCGGACGTTATAAGCTGAACAAGAAGTTTGATTATGAACCCCCGGTAGAAGAGTTTACCCTTACCAGGGATGATGTGGTTAACACCATGCTGTTTCTTATTAAGGTGTATATCGGTGATTCCTATGTTGACGATATTGATCACCTTGGAAACCGTCGTATACGTTCCGTTGGTGAGCTCATGGCCAATCAGTTAAAGACTGCCTTCAGCCGCATGGAACGTATTGCAAAAGAACGGATGAGTCTTAAGGAGACAGATACTGTCAAGCCTCAAGACCTGATCTCTATTAAGCCCATTGTGGCTGCAATCAAGGAGTTCTTCGGCTCCTCGCAGCTTTCCCAGTTTATGGACCAGGTAAATCCTCTTGCTGAGTTGACGCACAAGCGGCGTCTGAACGCCCTGGGGCCGGGAGGACTTTCCCGGGACAGGGCCGGGTTTGAAGTGCGGGACGTTCATTACACCCATTATGGAAGAATGTGTCCAATCGAGACCCCTGAGGGTCCGAATATTGGTCTCATTGTGTCCCTGGCAAATTATACCAGGGTCAATGAGTATGGATTCCTTGAGGCACCTTACCGTAAGGTAAAGGACGGTGTCGCAACCGGGGATATCGAGTATCTTTCGGCCATGGATGAGGAAAAGTACTTTATTGCCCAGGCCAACGCCCGGATTAACAAAAGCGGCAAGTTTCTTGATGAGACCATTTCCGTCCGCAAGGCCGGTGATTATACCCAGAAGGGGTCTTCGGATATACAGTATATGGATGTTTCTCCGAAACAGGTTATCTCTGTAGCAACCTCTCTTATCCCCTTTCTGGAGCATGACGATGCCAACCGTGCCCTGATGGGCTCAAACATGCAGCGGCAGGCTGTTCCCCTTGTTTTTACCGAGCCTCCCCGGGTTGGTACCGGAATGGAGGGCAAGACTGCCTACGACTCCGGAGTTCTTGCAAAAGCCCGGCGTGCGGGAACGGTTGAGTATGTTACCTCAGAGCAGGTTATTGTCAAACTTGATGAACCCTATAACAATATAGAAAAAGACGTGTATCCACTGCTGAAGTATCAGCGGACCAACCAGGATACCTGTTTTAATCAGCGTCCGGTCGTACAGGTCGGACAGCATGTGGGTGCCGGGGATGTACTGGCTGATGGTCCTGCAACTTCCGGCGGAGAATTGGCACTCGGGCGCAACGTTGTGGTCGGTTTCGTACCCTGGAACGGCTATAACTACGAAGACGCGATCCTGATTTCGGAAAAGGTCGTCAAGGAAGATATTTTTACCTCTGTTCATATTAAGGAATTCACCATAGATGTCCGGGAAACCAAGCTTGGACCGGAAAAGCTGACCCGGGATATTCCGAATACCGCCGAAAAAGCCCTGGACCAGCTGGACGAAGAAGGAATTATCAGAATCGGGGCAAAGGTTGGCTCCGGGTATATCCTTGTCGGTAAAGTGACCCCCAAATCGGAAACCGAGACCACCCCCGAGTTCAAGCTTTTAAACTCGATTTTTGGTGAAAAAGCCAAAGAGGTGCGGGACACCTCGCTGCGGGTGCCTCATGGAACCAGCGGAACGGTAATTGATGTGCAGCGCCTCAGACGCAGTGAGGGGGACGATCTGCCTCCCGGAGTTGATGAGGTTGTAAAGGTTCTCATCGCGGCCAAACGAAAGCTCAAAGAAGGCGACAAGATGGCCGGACGTCACGGTAACAAAGGTGTCGTCGCCCGGGTATTGCCGGAGGAAGATATGCCCTTTATGGCCGATGGAACACCCCTTGATCTCTGCCTGAATCCTCTGGGGGTTCCGTCCCGTATGAACCTCGGTCAGATTCTGGAAACCGAGCTGGGCTGGGCTGCCAAGGCTTTGGATGAATGGTATTCAACACCGGTGTTCCAGTCCGCATCAACGGAGATGATAGAAAAGAAGATGGCTGAAGCAGGTCTGCCCGTGAATTCAAAAACCATGTTGTATGATGGCAAAACCGGTGAGGCCTTCGAAAACGAGGTTTTCTGCGGTATAATTTATATGCTTAAACTGCACCATCTTGTAGACGACAAGATGCATGCACGCTCTACAGGTCCCTATTCCCTGGTTACTCAGCAGCCATTGGGCGGTAAAGCCCAGTTCGGTGGTCAGCGTCTGGGAGAGATGGAGGTCTGGGCCCTGGAAGCGTATGGAGCTGCGAACACCCTGCAGGAGCTTCTTACCATTAAATCAGACGATATGACCGGAAGGGCGAAGATCTATGAGAGCATCGTAAAAGGCGAACCTTCATCCAATGCAGGGGTTCCTGAATCTTTTAATGTACTGGTTCAGGAACTCAGAGGTCTGGCTCTGGATGTATCGATCTATGATTCCAAGGGTAAGCAGGTCCCTCTTACCGAGAGGGACGAAGAGCTGATCAGCCGCCAGGGGAGCCAGTTCTAG